Within the Saccharomyces mikatae IFO 1815 strain IFO1815 genome assembly, chromosome: 11 genome, the region AGCAACTTTTAAGCTCATATCATCCATAGAAGAATCCTTCCTACTTCATTCGCATGTTTGGTGATAAGTAATCGAAAGTAGTATACCGAATTCACTTCCTCGAGCTTTTTTTACAagcctttatttttgtgAAAGCTTTGAATCACTGCTAACATTAGAAACCTCCAAATCAAATCAATCAATGAACCCTCAATTATCGGAAAGTAATTTTTGATTCTTATATATGTAcactattatttttctgagGCAATCGCTTTTGGCTGCTTACCGACTGCATTACATTCTCtaaataatgaattttcatttcttttaccAACAAATGACTATGTTTACATATGCTTCTTGAACAAAATACATGTTCAAAAAGATAACAAAGCTACCAAATACTAATGCAATAGCAAAGGGTAAAAGAGGCTATCCACTTTTCCCTTTTCCAACTTCATGATGGTAGATCAAGCATCTTCCTTCTGTGATTGGCTCAGCAATTCCTCGATAAGTTGAGACAGTTCTAGTGGCCTAGTCATGCATGAAAACCTCTTGATcacttttccatttctgtCTAccaaaaacttttcaaaattccactttatcatttttattccAGATTGTCCCCTTACCGAATTCTTCAAGAACTTGTAGACGGGATCCTGATTTTGGCCATTACAACGGATTTTATGTAAGATAGGGAAGGTTACACCAAATTTATTCTGACAAAACTTATTAATTTCGTCATCTTTCTCAAACTCTTGATTTCCAAATTGACCACAAGGGAAGGCTATGATCACTAAACCGTATGGTTTGTATTTCTCGTACAAGTACTCTAACTCCTTATATTGAGGCGTAAATGCGCAGTGCGATGCTACATTAACTATCAGCACCACTTTGTTACGTAAGGAGCCAAAGGGGAATGTATTTCCATCCTGATCTATTGGTgcaaaagaataaaactCCGACAtcgatatatttttttattctacTCTTTACTTCGGTTCAGGATAAGAAAACATTGTCCAATATTATATGCATGGCTGTATTGCGTTTACCTACAACTGCATTATATAATCTACACAAAATTATTACCACCAGCATTCTCTTTGCAGAAGTGAATCTGGCTTTGAGCTCTTGAGATATACCAAACGAGGGATGAATCATTACCCTATAAAAATAGGGAATCGGAAGGGGAAGTACGGGAATTTTCATATAAAGATGGTGTGGGGTATATTGAAAGGGATACTACCGAATACTTGGCATATGTATGtgtgtatgtatgtatCTACATTATTTAgctttgtttttattggGTGATGGATCTGAAGGTGGATTCTATCAAGTCCTTCAACTCCTTGTAGGATATGATAATACAGTTTAACTCATCAGGTGTTACTAACATcaacttttcttgaataCCCGCATCTAATTTGTTCAAGCACCTTAATACATGAGTTAAGTCCATTATCGGTTTTCCATTTGAATCCACTTGATGAAATACATAGTCATAGAATAGTACGATAGGAAATTTGGATCCAGATTCAGACCAATTTATGTCTATTCTCGATTCAATTCTACCAAAAATGCAATTTAACTTATTAATCAATCTGAACAATCTTCCATTTTCTAACTCTTTCGATAAGACTGACTCCATGTATTCCGTGTAGGTTTGTGACGACTCCAAGACCATGAACATCTTGTCATAAAAATGGCTAGTTAGATCATGTgtgttcttctttaaatcTTCACTATCCGATATTAAGTACTTGAGTATATCCTTGAACTTATCATCTATCTGTCTCATGTCATCGATTAATTGAGGAGTTATTTCATCGAGCCGATACTCTCTTGGAGTAATATTACTATTAGAGTTGTCAATATTAATTGATAAGTTAAATAATAGCTGTCCGAGATATCTGTAGTCCAGCTGTTGTTGTCTTTCCATTGCACTCCCACTGGAAGATACCGCTGCATCGATATCATCATTGAATAATTGATCCATAAAGTTGCAGTGTGATAGTTTGATTCTACCCGGATCACCAGTAAGTAAAACTTTATTCCAGTTTAGTGTGTTGCCAATGTTTAAATTCTGCGAATGGATGGAATTTATCACATTAGTGAGTTGAACTAAGTATATCCATAGATAATCCATGGTTACGGGGAATTTAGGGAAATTAACAAAATGGTAATCAAACAAAGATAGAGAATTTGGATAGTAATCAAAGATCAAACAGATAGACAGATCTCCAAACTTAGTAGTCTGAAAAATGTCCCTAAACTTTATCAAATTGGTACAATTAATCTTTGACCATACCTGATATACTTTAGATATTTTGTTCGGATTCATTGATTTATCACTATTAGGCAGTCTTTTCAAAACGTATGGTTTTCCGTCATAATTGGAGAAAACTTTGAAGAGCGTAGTTTTATTTAAAAAGTCGTTACTATTGAAGTTTAGTGGAACCAAATTGAAGTAGTCTTGTACAATACTTGGTATAACTTTACCTGAAGAGGGGAAAACCTGCAAAATCGATagatttttcttggttAAATCTTCCCTAATATTGTTTGGAATGAAAAGCTGATCAGCAGACCTTTCATTAGGTTTCAATAATGACTTTAACGATGATGGTTGTTCAGGAGCATATAGGTGGTACTGTAGAAGACTATGAGGAGGGGGATAAATTCTCGGATATTTGAGATTATTACCTTCTATGGATGATGGTGGCAGAGAAGATGGTACGTTGTTGGCCATGCTcatattgttattattatcatcactGGTACTTATACTCATGCCGCCAGAATTGGCAATAGTGGGGAATGGGAAAGAAGGGGCATTTGTATTAGCGTGTATTgaagaagtagaagaagGAGTGAAAATGGGTGCATTGAAGGGATCATAATTTGAACTTGAAGCAGTCGTAGGTACTGATATGTTTATATTACTACTGTTATTGTTGTCATTCAACAAAGAGCCATTAACTGCCGGATTAGCTACTTGAGTGACTGTAGAAGAATTAGCGGAAGTTGCTGCCACATTGGTGCTCCCACTAGTGTTTGTAGCAGCGGAGGTGGTGGTAACTGTAGTGGCCAAGGAGTCACTACCAACCGTCATCGGGGTAAAACTTGCGGATACTTTAGCATTGAACTTTGGAACTGATGCCATGGTTGGAGTGGTGGCTTCTGCAATATCTAGTAGAGGGGAAGAGTCATTAATGATGGTAGCGCTACCGTTATCGTTATGTTTGAATGGGCAACCTTCTTTCTCCTTCTTGCAGTAGCCATAAATGGTGATATTTCTGCACGGAATGTCCTTCGCCCAGTCAGGATTGATCTTGTCCATGGCGTAAGGTACGTCTGACCAGTCTTGAAGGCCCAACTATAACCAAAACAGTGTTCCCGCCGTTGAAATCGTTATTACTCTTTCAATCAATTCATGAACCAAATAATTCAGTTTTATGTATGGTTACCCTCATAACACTAAATATAATGAGGGAcatgtatatattatatattatatatatatataatatcgCCGCTACCAATAGCGTGTATTACTCTATAATCTATCACGGATAGCGTCCTGAACGTCTTTGTATACATCTTCCACAGACTTATCGCAACGGACACGGACGACCTTAGATTTAGTTTCAAAGTACTCGATAACAGGCATGCTCGTGTCCTTGAAAGTATTGAATCTCTTCTTAATGGATTCAATGTTATCATCGCTTCTACCACTAGTCTTACCACGTTCCAATAGTCTCTGCAACATGACATCTTCAGGACAGTCAAAGAACAAGATAAATTTGCTTTCGACGATATCCCTTTCGAAGGAAATGGCCTGGTCCATCTTCCTGGGAAACCCATCTATCAAGAACTTATGCTTGTTGGCCTTGACGTTCTCGGAAATGGCATTGCGTAACAGCGCCAAAGTGATCTCCTGAGGAACAATCAGACCCTCCTTGATGTAGTTCCTAATTAACTCCCCATATTGGGAGCCCTCTCTGCTCTGTTCAGCACGTAGAAGATCACCCGCTGATAAATGgacaaaggaaaaatcCTTAACTAATCTCTCACATTGAGTGCCTTTGCCTGCACCGGGTCCTCCTAAAACGAAGATTACGGAAACTTGGTCTGGCGAGAAAGCTGGCTGTGATTCAGTAGCAGCTGTCATTTGTcttattcaagaaattcaattgGTTTGTTCTTCTGATAGTTTACCGAAATCACGGATGTCACGAGTGCTAAACTTCCTACGAGTATCAACAATTTGCCTTTATGTTTACTCTTGCCTGGACTGTTGCTAGTGCGCACTGCGTTTGCGTTTGCGTTTGCTATAGATTCAGGAGGGGTGACGTGAAAGGTTGgtttttttgaagagtaGTATCTCAGTATAAACCTGAATCGTGGATTCATACTATAACTAAActgaataaagaaaaggtgaAGGTGAGCGTGTATAACTAATGGTGAAGACAGAAAATTCATTGCATTAAAATATCACtatattttcttaaaaAAGCTTcgttaataaaaaagaaaagaaaaagaaaagactACAAAGGCCTAGGGTTAAAAGGTAATTTATTAAGGgctaagaaaaaaaatatcgaTATTATAGGTCTGGAAGTGTTAAGATCAGGTTTTATAGTGGTGCTACTGCTGGCATGATACAGCATTAATGAAGAGTTCATTACACGAGGACTTTATTTGTATTGCAAGGATTGTGCCTAATCTCATCCAGGTATAGCGTGCAGGCATGAATAAGGAAGAGTTATTGGGGTTTCTACTAGATGACAGCATCGACTGTCCAAAAAAATGCGTTTCGGATGAGCAGGTCTACTCCAATTGGTTGAAGAACGGTAACGACGATCAGGAAAACCCTTTACAAACTAGTATAGACGCAGCTGTAGCCGCACCgaataaaaagaagcagATAGTGGCTGCACAAGAGGATGTCGATGAGCTTTTAAACGGTTTGGAAGGCATTATAGGAAACGCGGATGCCCTTAGTTTGAAGGTCAAACCAAAGACCAAAACTAAAAAGACCAAATCAAAACCTAAAAAGGGAAGCGTACATATGGAAGATCACATTGTGATGCTCGAGGTTGAAGATGTCAGTGATGTAAACACCCAAGAGGATGCTAATGGAACAAGTCCGTCGTCAGATCGGGACcgattaaagaagaaagaaagacgTAGGAAAAACACAAAGGAGCTCTCTTATGATgaactaaaagaaaaactagaGACTATCACTCATAAGTCACGTGTCGAATCCAAGgattggaagaagaaagttcaTCGATTGGAAAAGAGGAATACCGAACTTGAACGTCACTTAGAAGAGCTGAAGATTGAGAACCAGACCTTGATAGATATTAACAACAGGCTTTCAATAAATATGAACGAGAAAGAAGATGCTACAAGAAGCCAAAAGACTAAGGAAAAGGAccgaaaaagaagagaaagaagaacggcaagaagaaaagaagaaagaacgcaagaagaaaacaaaacaccGCGGTCTTTCCCTTCGTCGACCGATATGAATGGGATGCCAATagaattttgaatattattttgatgaaatagGGAGTGGAACGAGCTAGAAACAcatgcattttttttttgtgtaTTTACCTTCCAAaattagtttcttttctttatttatttctttttttagatGTGTATATATGCTATATTTGTACTAACctgtgtttttttttgcaccTTATTCCAGCTCCATATCTGCATCAAAGTCATCGTCGACATTAGCAGTGCCATTTTTGAGATTGCCGCCTCCACTTTTAAGAGCATCATTAATTGGGTCAAAGATCTCATTTCGTGTTCTCAACCTTTTAGTCATGTTGGCGGGGTCGTAGGCCAATgaagatctttttttattgatggAGGCCTTGTCCTTACTTGCCTGACTCATTAAATTCGACTTGTCAATAAGTGGGTGACTGGCATCCAATGATAATGTCACGTTCAGTTCTAGGGCGTTCTTCAACAGCGTTGTTGCAGATGCATTATTAGGCTTTAGATATAATGACTTGTGCAAATGATCGATGGCCTTCTGTaattttttcgtttttaaATACAAATAACCTAATGAGCAATGGATTTCTGaatttttatcattctTCTCTAAGACACATTTGAAACATTTGATGGCAATTTCGTTCTCATTCAGCTTCCTATATGTGTGACCTAGATTTAATTGAATCGATATTGTCGTCCTTGAACTTGGATCAAGATCTTTCACCACTTCCAACGCTTTCTTCAAGTACTTCTTGGCTTTGACgaattcatttttcttaaaatACATTACACCCATTTCATTGAGTACTAAGGGATCGTTCGGACAGATGTCATATGCCAGAACGAAATAAGATTCTGCTAAGTTGAGTGAGTTCATGGCCATGAATTGCATCCCGAGAAATAGTTTCGGTAAGTGCATTCCTGGGAAGAATCTGGATGCGGTAGAATATGCTGTTAATGCTTGGTCTTGTTCGCCTTCTAGGGCGTACGTGTGTGCAAACCCTAGCCATGCAGCAGCAAAACTTGGATCCAGTATTGATGATTTAGAATAGTATTTCTGTGCTTCGCTTATCCTGTCCAGACACATATAATAAGTGGCGACGCTGAACCATGTTATCGCAGATTTCGGAAAAGTTTCTGCTAACCGATGtgatagaagaaaaagcttATTCTTATTTGATAATTCATAAAGGCATCCGATATATGTTGGTAGAATGTTCGTATTAAATTCATCATTCTCCAAAACCGCTTCGCATAACTCCAAGCATTCGTTGAACTTGCACTGTGTGTAAAAAATATCCATTCTACTTCTTATGACATCTACATTGTCAGCTAATTTGTAATCCTTCGTTAAAATCtcatttgattttattatatcATCCGTATTAATATATTTGGATAGGTTGATCTTGTAAAGATTCTTCATGATCTCTTTATCTTCACCGAACTCTTTGAAATCTAAAGAATGGAACAAATCCCATTCCTCCTGTGGAGTTAGCAGATTCTTAGATAAGAGCATTTCAAAagcttcaaaatttttgatatcCACCAAGATGGCTTCACGAAGGGCGTCCCTAGCTTTATTAAAATTATTTTGCGCAAAGTATATTTTACCTCTGAGGAAACATAATGATGATTCCATCTTTATACCGCCGTCAGTAACTGGCTGCGACGTGTAGCTATTGCTGCCATTATTGCTCGTGGCATTTGCAGCTGTTGTAATTGGATCCTCACTGAATGGATTGTATTCGCCTATGACATCGAGAGCTTCATCAAATCTTTGTAACTTCACAAAGGAAAGTCCCAATAAATATCGacaaagaatattaatTCCATCCAAATTGTTTTTAGTAATAAGTTCCACGGCTCTTACATACTGATTATTATTGTAATAAACTTGGCCCAACCAAAAGGCATCATCAGGATCGTTCGAAATAGTGTACACTTTATCAGCAATATATTCTGCTGTCCTACACATATGCTGCATCAATGCGTCAAACCTCCAAAGTCTCAACCTCTCTATAGCTGATAATTCAGAGACATCAAGTTGAGTTGCAGTAGTTGTTGTCGTTAATGTCGTAGTCGTCAGTGGCCCATTATTCCCTAGTTTGTTCTCTCGgtcattattagtattcACAGTTGTATCACCATTGttgtcattatcatcatcatcaagcGTTCCATTAACCGAATCCTTGTACTCGCGCTGTAAACTCACTTTTCTTAATGTGGACGGTATCGTAGAACCAAACATGCTATTCTTAGACATGGATGCTAACAAATTATTGTCGTTTGCATTATTGCTCGTGGTGGAAATAGGATTGGCTGATGGCTGATGCGGAGTCATAATATTCGCCTGCAACTTCTGTAATAAAGGGCTATTTGCCAATGACTGATATGGACTAGTGGCCGTATTAGTTCTGTTCCAGGGTTGCAGATGATCATTGGAAGCATCGATTGGTAAACTCTGTTGTGTCCTTGCTACAGATGCATTAGAAACAAAGGGAGAGGCGGCTAATGTAGAATTATGTTGCGAGTGCTGCTCTGAAGGGGACATGGGATTCCTCATAAATACTCTGTTTGTCTATCTTATAACCTGTTATGACTTTTGACTTTATCAGCTATGATTTAAGCCTTTCCACAAATTACAATGAcagtaacaataataaagacAGATCGATATATCATCTTGAACGATTAAGATAATTTATGCCTCTGTCATATATAAACTAATATAATATACCTTAATGGTGTGCTATATACGAGTACAAACACATTTATTCGAGTTCCACAGACACTTTTCTATTCTTTAGtttcttctgcttctttctattttgtttcttcttctcacCAAACattatcttctttatttcttcgGTATCACTTTCTGCTTCACTTTGCTCACCTAGTTCGGCTGTTTCAGCtcctcttttcttcattgtaCTGTATTTCTCGATGCTTTCGTCGCATAATGTTAAACAATTTAGCCTTTCTCCACAGTCATAAACTGCtacttgttcttttgtAGACATATCCCATACAACAATCTTACCATCAGAACCAATGGTTACTAAGTAGGTACCAAATTCATTTGTATAGAACTTGAAATCTTTGATACGGTTTGTGTGGCCTAATAATGAGAAAGATGGGCTGATTTTTTCGTCAACCTTTTCGTCTTCTTGgtcttttccattttcttcaactttttcgAATAGTTTTTCACAAGAATAGAAATGAACATTACCATCGCTAATACCGACAGAAAGATATTCCTTATTATCGAACGGTAGGATGTGAGTTTCAAGATGCATGAGAGTTTTTCTGTCAAAAGGTATTTCTTTGAACACTTTGGCTGATTCAGTTTCATAAATAAGGACCCTATCCCTCAATCCAACGGCAAAATAATCACCCTTAGCACCTAACCATCTAACGCAGGTTCCGTTTGTATTGTACTTTCTTAATTTTAGTACAGCGGCGTTTCTTAAAGTCATCAGGTTCCAAAGACGTATAGAATGGTCATCACTAACACTTATTGCGATTCTATTGGTGGGATGGATGTCGATATCATTAACTCTAGCAGTATGTCCCTTTAATTTCCCCATTGTTTCCCAATCCTTAACTCTCCAAACCATGATCTTGTGATCTTCTGATGCTGATAATAGCCATTTACTATTCTTACCTTTTGTCGCAACAGTAGAGTCTTCGCTGGAGGAAGCTGGATGCGAAAATTGCAAAGCAGTAATAGAACCCTGATGGCTTAACAACGTACCCagttcctttcttttttgcaAATCATAAATTCTGATGTGTTCGTCATTCGATCCGGAAACTAAGTATCTTCTAGACACAGCTAAACATTTAATACTCAATGAATGAgcttgaaaatgaaataccGGCATAAAATGTGGTGTCTTTGCCACATCATCTTTCTTTTGCGTTGGAATATCTAAAGACAAGCATAAGATATTGTGCTCATATGAGCCCACAATAATACGAAATTGGTTCTTGCCACCTATGTCACTCATTTTCACGCACAGATTCCTTGTTAAGCTCTTGTAATAACCTTGAGATGAGGTACGAtgagttttcaatttttcctgtagctgaaaaattttcggCCTTGATCTTAACTCAATTAtcttatgaaaaaaaagctaaagaaagaataatataatTTGGTAACTAttaacataaaaaaaagtaaaaataatgcAAAGTGGTGAAAAAGAATCTATATAGTTTGAAGCTTACGTAGCTAGAAGGAATGTCTTTAATTTGCCCGCATGTCATTTAGAATGTTATTGTTTTGAAAGTTCGATAATTGCATTTTGAAAGAGGCTTTCATTCTTTCATTGCCTAATAGAACCTTGGCTAACCCAATTCTCAAGTACTCCTGGACTATTTTGGATAGATTATGAAACATGTCATCATCCTTACCCAACTTTGATAATGTGAAACATATTAATAATACCAAGGTCAATGGGATCCAAAAGAATAACAGCATCTTATCATTCTGAAAGTTCTGCTTCTTAGAGATTGTATTAAATCCAATCTGTAGTGCTTCCAACTCATCATCTTCGGAAGAAGTTTGAGGATCGTCCACGATTATTTGAGTATAATTAGACCCAATTTCAACAGATTTACTACCGGTTTCCCAATTTTTGGACTTTTTTGGGAACAAATCTTCGTACGTGGGTAGTTCGTCATTTAGACGAGTTAACATCCTGTTCCATAGAGAATCATCCTGCTCCGCACTAGTTTTAGTACTTTTTCGATGCTGATTATCCTCGGAAGAAGCGTCCTTGATTTTATGGGAATTGAAGAACTCCAAAGCAATCTCATCTGAAGACGACTCGCAGTCACTAATATCATAACCTGAATCCGAATCCATGATCGCAAATGACGCATTGTCATTGCAATTTGGTGGTTCAGAAGTAGGAACAGAAGAGTTTATTGGGaagtaatttctttcttgttcatgGTCAACATCGTCATCAAATAAGCTTGAATT harbors:
- the GPX1 gene encoding glutathione peroxidase GPX1 (similar to Saccharomyces cerevisiae HYR1 (YIR037W) and GPX1 (YKL026C); ancestral locus Anc_2.670) codes for the protein MSEFYSFAPIDQDGNTFPFGSLRNKVVLIVNVASHCAFTPQYKELEYLYEKYKPYGLVIIAFPCGQFGNQEFEKDDEINKFCQNKFGVTFPILHKIRCNGQNQDPVYKFLKNSVRGQSGIKMIKWNFEKFLVDRNGKVIKRFSCMTRPLELSQLIEELLSQSQKEDA
- the PAN3 gene encoding PAN-complex poly(A)-binding subunit PAN3 (similar to Saccharomyces cerevisiae PAN3 (YKL025C); ancestral locus Anc_2.669), with the protein product MDKINPDWAKDIPCRNITIYGYCKKEKEGCPFKHNDNGSATIINDSSPLLDIAEATTPTMASVPKFNAKVSASFTPMTVGSDSLATTVTTTSAATNTSGSTNVAATSANSSTVTQVANPAVNGSLLNDNNNSSNINISVPTTASSSNYDPFNAPIFTPSSTSSIHANTNAPSFPFPTIANSGGMSISTSDDNNNNMSMANNVPSSLPPSSIEGNNLKYPRIYPPPHSLLQYHLYAPEQPSSLKSLLKPNERSADQLFIPNNIREDLTKKNLSILQVFPSSGKVIPSIVQDYFNLVPLNFNSNDFLNKTTLFKVFSNYDGKPYVLKRLPNSDKSMNPNKISKVYQVWSKINCTNLIKFRDIFQTTKFGDLSICLIFDYYPNSLSLFDYHFVNFPKFPVTMDYLWIYLVQLTNVINSIHSQNLNIGNTLNWNKVLLTGDPGRIKLSHCNFMDQLFNDDIDAAVSSSGSAMERQQQLDYRYLGQLLFNLSINIDNSNSNITPREYRLDEITPQLIDDMRQIDDKFKDILKYLISDSEDLKKNTHDLTSHFYDKMFMVLESSQTYTEYMESVLSKELENGRLFRLINKLNCIFGRIESRIDINWSESGSKFPIVLFYDYVFHQVDSNGKPIMDLTHVLRCLNKLDAGIQEKLMLVTPDELNCIIISYKELKDLIESTFRSITQ
- the URA6 gene encoding bifunctional uridylate/adenylate kinase (similar to Saccharomyces cerevisiae URA6 (YKL024C); ancestral locus Anc_2.667), which codes for MTAATESQPAFSPDQVSVIFVLGGPGAGKGTQCERLVKDFSFVHLSAGDLLRAEQSREGSQYGELIRNYIKEGLIVPQEITLALLRNAISENVKANKHKFLIDGFPRKMDQAISFERDIVESKFILFFDCPEDVMLQRLLERGKTSGRSDDNIESIKKRFNTFKDTSMPVIEYFETKSKVVRVRCDKSVEDVYKDVQDAIRDRL
- the MIN9 gene encoding Min9p (similar to Saccharomyces cerevisiae YKL023C-A); the protein is MNFLSSPLVIHAHLHLFFIQFSYSMNPRFRFILRYYSSKKPTFHVTPPESIANANANAVRTSNSPGKSKHKGKLLILVGSLALVTSVISVNYQKNKPIEFLE
- the SKA1 gene encoding Ska1p (similar to Saccharomyces cerevisiae YKL023W; ancestral locus Anc_2.666), with the protein product MNKEELLGFLLDDSIDCPKKCVSDEQVYSNWLKNGNDDQENPLQTSIDAAVAAPNKKKQIVAAQEDVDELLNGLEGIIGNADALSLKVKPKTKTKKTKSKPKKGSVHMEDHIVMLEVEDVSDVNTQEDANGTSPSSDRDRLKKKERRRKNTKELSYDELKEKLETITHKSRVESKDWKKKVHRLEKRNTELERHLEELKIENQTLIDINNRLSINMNEKEDATRSQKTKEKDRKRRERRTARRKEERTQEENKTPRSFPSSTDMNGMPIEF
- the CDC16 gene encoding anaphase promoting complex subunit CDC16 (similar to Saccharomyces cerevisiae CDC16 (YKL022C); ancestral locus Anc_2.665): MRNPMSPSEQHSQHNSTLAASPFVSNASVARTQQSLPIDASNDHLQPWNRTNTATSPYQSLANSPLLQKLQANIMTPHQPSANPISTTSNNANDNNLLASMSKNSMFGSTIPSTLRKVSLQREYKDSVNGTLDDDDNDNNGDTTVNTNNDRENKLGNNGPLTTTTLTTTTTATQLDVSELSAIERLRLWRFDALMQHMCRTAEYIADKVYTISNDPDDAFWLGQVYYNNNQYVRAVELITKNNLDGINILCRYLLGLSFVKLQRFDEALDVIGEYNPFSEDPITTAANATSNNGSNSYTSQPVTDGGIKMESSLCFLRGKIYFAQNNFNKARDALREAILVDIKNFEAFEMLLSKNLLTPQEEWDLFHSLDFKEFGEDKEIMKNLYKINLSKYINTDDIIKSNEILTKDYKLADNVDVIRSRMDIFYTQCKFNECLELCEAVLENDEFNTNILPTYIGCLYELSNKNKLFLLSHRLAETFPKSAITWFSVATYYMCLDRISEAQKYYSKSSILDPSFAAAWLGFAHTYALEGEQDQALTAYSTASRFFPGMHLPKLFLGMQFMAMNSLNLAESYFVLAYDICPNDPLVLNEMGVMYFKKNEFVKAKKYLKKALEVVKDLDPSSRTTISIQLNLGHTYRKLNENEIAIKCFKCVLEKNDKNSEIHCSLGYLYLKTKKLQKAIDHLHKSLYLKPNNASATTLLKNALELNVTLSLDASHPLIDKSNLMSQASKDKASINKKRSSLAYDPANMTKRLRTRNEIFDPINDALKSGGGNLKNGTANVDDDFDADMELE
- the MAK11 gene encoding Mak11p (similar to Saccharomyces cerevisiae MAK11 (YKL021C); ancestral locus Anc_2.663); its protein translation is MSDIGGKNQFRIIVGSYEHNILCLSLDIPTQKKDDVAKTPHFMPVFHFQAHSLSIKCLAVSRRYLVSGSNDEHIRIYDLQKRKELGTLLSHQGSITALQFSHPASSSEDSTVATKGKNSKWLLSASEDHKIMVWRVKDWETMGKLKGHTARVNDIDIHPTNRIAISVSDDHSIRLWNLMTLRNAAVLKLRKYNTNGTCVRWLGAKGDYFAVGLRDRVLIYETESAKVFKEIPFDRKTLMHLETHILPFDNKEYLSVGISDGNVHFYSCEKLFEKVEENGKDQEDEKVDEKISPSFSLLGHTNRIKDFKFYTNEFGTYLVTIGSDGKIVVWDMSTKEQVAVYDCGERLNCLTLCDESIEKYSTMKKRGAETAELGEQSEAESDTEEIKKIMFGEKKKQNRKKQKKLKNRKVSVELE